In Microbacterium binotii, one DNA window encodes the following:
- a CDS encoding peptide ABC transporter substrate-binding protein, with protein sequence MKRSKIALASVALAGIGALALAGCASGGSDEPTSTGGDAGAIIKVNGSEPENPLFPANTNETGGGKIVDSIYAGLAYYDGEGNIVNDVADSITVDDANTITVKLKEGQKFSNDEAVTADSFIKAWNYGALKSNAQKNASWFSDIEGYSEETDSELTGLTKVDDTTFTIKLSNPVAADFVQRLGYSAYYPLPEVAFEDPTAFGENPIGNGPYKLASEGAWQHDVEINLVKNDSYTGGREAKNGGLDIVFYANLDGAYADLQSGNLDVLDAIPTSAQATFESDLGERAVNQPAAIFQSFTIPESLEHFSGEEGKLRREALSLAIDRDAITKTIFNGTRTPASDFSSPVIGGWSDSLEGADVLKYNQDKAKELWAEADKISPWSGTFQIAYNSDGGHQAWVDATTNSIKNTLGIDASGAPFVDFASLRTEVTNRTITTAFRTGWQADYPGLYNFLAPLYGTGASSNDGDYSNPEFDKLLASGAAADSVDAATADYEKAQEILLQDLPAIPLWYSNVNGGYADTVQNVVFGWNSVPLYYQITKG encoded by the coding sequence GTGAAGCGCAGCAAGATCGCTCTCGCGAGCGTGGCGCTGGCCGGTATCGGGGCTCTCGCCCTCGCCGGCTGCGCGAGTGGCGGCTCGGACGAGCCGACCTCTACCGGTGGCGACGCCGGTGCCATCATCAAGGTCAACGGTTCGGAGCCGGAGAACCCGCTCTTCCCGGCCAACACGAACGAGACCGGCGGCGGCAAGATCGTCGACTCGATCTACGCGGGCCTGGCCTACTACGACGGCGAAGGCAACATCGTCAACGATGTCGCCGACTCGATCACCGTCGACGACGCCAACACCATCACGGTGAAGCTGAAGGAGGGCCAGAAGTTCAGCAACGACGAGGCCGTCACCGCCGACAGCTTCATCAAGGCCTGGAACTACGGCGCGCTGAAGTCGAACGCCCAGAAGAACGCCTCCTGGTTCTCCGACATCGAGGGCTACAGCGAGGAGACCGACTCCGAGCTCACCGGTCTGACCAAGGTCGACGACACGACCTTCACGATCAAGCTCTCCAACCCCGTCGCCGCCGACTTCGTGCAGCGCCTGGGTTACTCGGCGTACTACCCGCTTCCCGAGGTCGCCTTCGAGGACCCGACCGCCTTCGGTGAGAACCCGATCGGCAACGGCCCGTACAAGCTGGCCAGCGAGGGCGCGTGGCAGCACGACGTCGAGATCAACCTCGTGAAGAACGACTCCTACACCGGTGGCCGTGAGGCCAAGAACGGCGGCCTGGACATCGTCTTCTACGCCAACCTGGACGGCGCCTACGCCGACCTCCAGTCGGGCAACCTCGACGTCCTCGACGCGATCCCCACCAGCGCACAGGCGACCTTCGAGTCCGACCTGGGCGAGCGTGCGGTCAACCAGCCCGCCGCCATCTTCCAGTCGTTCACGATCCCGGAGAGCCTCGAGCACTTCTCGGGCGAAGAGGGCAAGCTGCGCCGCGAGGCGCTGTCGCTCGCGATCGACCGTGACGCGATCACGAAGACCATCTTCAACGGCACGCGTACGCCGGCCAGCGACTTCTCGTCGCCGGTCATCGGTGGATGGTCCGACTCGCTCGAGGGCGCCGACGTCCTCAAGTACAACCAGGACAAGGCGAAGGAGCTGTGGGCCGAGGCCGACAAGATCTCGCCCTGGAGCGGCACGTTCCAGATCGCGTACAACTCCGACGGCGGCCACCAGGCCTGGGTCGACGCGACGACGAACTCGATCAAGAACACGCTCGGCATCGATGCGTCCGGCGCTCCGTTCGTCGACTTCGCTTCGCTGCGCACCGAGGTGACCAACCGCACGATCACCACCGCGTTCCGCACCGGTTGGCAGGCCGACTACCCGGGTCTGTACAACTTCCTCGCTCCGCTGTACGGCACGGGCGCCTCCTCGAACGACGGTGACTACTCGAACCCCGAGTTCGACAAGCTGCTCGCCTCCGGCGCTGCTGCTGACAGCGTCGACGCGGCCACGGCCGACTACGAGAAGGCTCAGGAGATCCTGCTGCAGGACCTCCCCGCCATCCCGCTGTGGTACTCGAACGTGAACGGCGGGTACGCTGACACGGTTCAGAACGTCGTGTTCGGCTGGAACTCGGTTCCGCTGTACTACCAGATCACGAAGGGCTGA